A section of the Citrus sinensis cultivar Valencia sweet orange chromosome 8, DVS_A1.0, whole genome shotgun sequence genome encodes:
- the LOC127899027 gene encoding uncharacterized protein LOC127899027: protein MADFIYFVAPNSKRMRTRMKNYMLGPLREADWDNARRDCIIKPTEEEIEFYEVIEAGNKMILLTFDNLFAVFNIINNDFHTSILFLCKICEITASTRSIKSKGPIGDSDMFTLIISIKV from the exons AGAGGATGAGAACGAGAATGAAAAATTACATGTTGGGGCCACTGAGGGAAGCTGATTGGGACAACGCAAGAAG AGATTGCATAATAAAGCCAACCgaggaagaaattgaattttatgaagTTATTGAAGCAggtaataaaatgattttgttgacttttgataatttatttgcagtattcaatattataaataatgattttcatacatctattttatttctttgtaaaATTTGTGAGATCACTGCTAGCACAAGAAGCATAAAAAGCAAAGGACCAATTGGCGATTCAGACATGTTTACTTTAATCATTTCAATAAAAG TTTAA